A single genomic interval of Candidatus Poribacteria bacterium harbors:
- a CDS encoding glycerophosphodiester phosphodiesterase family protein, with protein MDPILLAHRGLVRHAPENTLPGFAAAIELGLSIELDIYQTRDEHLVVIHDGTVDRTTNGTGEVVNMTLAEIRKLDAGSWFDQRFTGEKVPTLEEVFQLIRERQRTPLTIGLNMKVISPGIEQNIVQLVEKYDLLDQLFAFGQPIDSTRRFKEANPKLRTTTQHIRNTEQFNADLQDPLADDLWVVFVPDAKAVEQARQLGKRVWISLHIAENRPDTWDKARTNKVDGICTDWPLECGLHWRFTEKSTDNE; from the coding sequence ATGGATCCAATCTTGCTCGCCCATCGCGGTTTGGTACGGCACGCGCCTGAGAACACTTTGCCCGGTTTTGCAGCGGCTATCGAGTTGGGCCTGTCGATTGAGTTAGACATCTACCAGACGCGCGACGAACATCTTGTGGTCATCCACGATGGGACTGTGGACCGTACGACTAACGGTACCGGCGAAGTGGTTAATATGACATTGGCAGAAATCCGAAAACTGGATGCTGGAAGTTGGTTCGATCAACGTTTCACTGGCGAGAAGGTGCCAACATTGGAAGAAGTGTTCCAACTCATTCGCGAGCGTCAGCGAACACCATTGACCATTGGACTGAATATGAAAGTCATCTCTCCAGGGATTGAGCAGAACATCGTGCAGCTCGTCGAAAAATACGACCTGCTCGACCAGCTCTTCGCCTTCGGTCAACCCATCGATTCGACTCGCCGCTTCAAAGAAGCCAATCCAAAGCTGCGGACGACAACGCAACACATTCGTAATACCGAGCAGTTCAACGCAGACCTGCAGGATCCACTGGCTGACGACCTGTGGGTGGTATTCGTTCCGGATGCGAAAGCGGTTGAGCAGGCTCGTCAACTCGGTAAGCGCGTCTGGATTAGCCTGCACATCGCCGAGAACCGACCCGACACCTGGGACAAAGCCCGCACCAACAAAGTAGATGGCATTTGTACCGATTGGCCGCTGGAGTGCGGTCTACATTGGCGTTTTACTGAGAAATCCACAGACAATGAATAA
- a CDS encoding LamG domain-containing protein — translation MFPSVMNITKKVILNLAAVLIAGLGIGIPVAAQTVVIEDGLIGYWSFNKDTMKGNTVKDVWGDQDAQMIGKLQIVEGKYGEAVRLEGGAGARVQITDDIKKAELPTEEMTVELWVWDEQFIEWGGYMVAVQDNGAFEKGWLIGTRWKAFSFALSSDGADDGDGLLTYLNSANTYDVNEWHHVVGTYDGKEMKIYVDGKLEGTSSVQSGVINYPDRIFFSMGAYKDDNEDFVHKGMIDEVRLYDRALSEKEVSNNLEAEGLAVEAAGKLSLTWGQIKAAANR, via the coding sequence ATGTTTCCATCTGTTATGAACATAACGAAAAAGGTGATTCTAAACTTAGCCGCTGTTTTAATTGCTGGACTGGGAATTGGAATTCCTGTTGCTGCCCAGACAGTCGTCATCGAAGATGGGTTAATTGGCTACTGGAGTTTCAATAAAGACACCATGAAAGGTAATACGGTAAAGGATGTCTGGGGCGATCAGGATGCCCAGATGATCGGAAAACTTCAAATCGTCGAGGGTAAGTATGGAGAAGCCGTGCGATTGGAAGGAGGCGCAGGTGCCCGTGTCCAAATCACCGATGACATCAAAAAGGCTGAGCTCCCCACAGAGGAGATGACTGTAGAATTATGGGTGTGGGATGAGCAGTTCATCGAATGGGGTGGGTACATGGTAGCCGTTCAGGACAACGGTGCTTTTGAAAAAGGTTGGCTGATCGGCACTCGATGGAAAGCGTTCAGCTTCGCACTCTCTTCAGATGGGGCTGATGATGGCGATGGTCTCTTAACTTACCTCAATTCCGCCAACACGTATGATGTGAATGAATGGCACCATGTGGTCGGAACATACGATGGTAAGGAGATGAAAATCTACGTAGATGGGAAACTGGAGGGCACTTCGAGTGTGCAATCGGGGGTAATCAATTACCCGGATCGCATTTTCTTTTCCATGGGTGCTTATAAAGATGACAACGAGGACTTCGTACACAAGGGGATGATCGACGAAGTGCGTCTCTATGACCGCGCGCTCAGTGAAAAAGAGGTATCGAACAATCTTGAAGCGGAAGGGTTGGCAGTAGAAGCTGCTGGAAAACTGAGCCTCACCTGGGGTCAAATTAAGGCTGCTGCGAATAGATAA
- a CDS encoding alkaline phosphatase: MKHVVIIGCDGLSPDGVQKAKTPNMDDLMRRGAYTLRARGVMPTSSSPNWASMIMGAGPEQHGITSNAWRPDKFEIAPTAVGSGGIFPTIFGVLREQQPSAVIACFHDWGGFGILFEREALDIIEDTDGPAKTTERAIAYFKAKQPELTFIHLDHIDHAGHKYGYRTSEYYKSVEEADRLIGETLQGLKAVGMLEQTVLIVTSDHGGVGKGHGGATMAEIEIPWIIAGPGVTPAKELTSFVNIYDTAATVAHIFGLTAPDCWIAKPVLEAFETP, encoded by the coding sequence GTGAAACATGTGGTGATCATTGGGTGCGATGGGTTGAGTCCTGACGGTGTCCAGAAGGCGAAAACTCCCAATATGGATGACCTCATGCGGCGTGGTGCTTATACGCTGCGAGCGCGCGGCGTGATGCCAACCTCCAGCAGCCCCAATTGGGCTTCAATGATTATGGGTGCCGGACCTGAACAGCACGGTATCACGTCCAATGCTTGGAGGCCCGACAAATTTGAAATTGCACCGACAGCAGTGGGGTCAGGAGGTATTTTTCCCACGATCTTCGGTGTGCTGCGTGAACAGCAGCCATCAGCGGTAATTGCCTGCTTCCACGATTGGGGTGGTTTCGGAATATTGTTTGAACGGGAAGCCTTGGACATCATTGAAGATACGGATGGACCAGCCAAAACCACCGAACGCGCTATCGCCTATTTCAAGGCAAAGCAACCTGAGTTGACGTTCATCCATCTCGATCACATCGATCACGCAGGGCATAAGTACGGTTATAGAACGTCTGAGTATTACAAATCTGTCGAAGAGGCAGATCGGCTCATCGGAGAAACCCTTCAGGGACTCAAAGCGGTGGGGATGCTGGAACAAACGGTCCTTATCGTTACTTCTGACCACGGGGGTGTCGGAAAAGGGCACGGCGGTGCTACGATGGCAGAGATCGAGATTCCTTGGATTATCGCCGGACCTGGGGTTACACCTGCAAAAGAACTGACCTCTTTCGTGAACATTTATGATACAGCAGCGACGGTTGCCCATATCTTCGGGTTGACTGCACCCGACTGCTGGATCGCGAAGCCGGTGTTGGAGGCGTTTGAAACACCATAA
- a CDS encoding sialidase family protein encodes MYKTESPLFTAGTEGYHTFRIPALVRSNEGTLLAFCEGRRHGGGDSGNIDIVLKRSFDNGESWQPMQIAVSTGTDTDGNPAPVVDRDSGTIWLVFCKNLADGAEGKIVAGEAPRTVWVTASTDDGETWAEPREITDTTKGEEWTWYATGPCHGIQLAGGRLVIPCDHVLGNNRDYAQYGYSHLIVSDDRGETWRIGGKAQPGTNESVVVETVDGGLYFNCRNYVAPKRRAYARSSDSGDTFTEFGYEEDLIEPICQASMVRYTDANQHDKNRILFSNPASESRERMTIRISYDECQSWSSGKVLHAGPAAYSDLCVDSDMNICCLYERGEDGAYETLSFAKFDLAWLTDGEDALG; translated from the coding sequence ATGTACAAGACGGAGAGTCCGCTTTTCACGGCGGGGACGGAAGGCTACCATACATTCCGAATCCCCGCGCTTGTCCGGTCAAACGAGGGAACACTCTTGGCGTTCTGTGAAGGTAGGCGACACGGTGGTGGTGACTCAGGAAACATTGATATTGTTCTGAAACGGAGTTTTGATAACGGCGAAAGTTGGCAGCCGATGCAAATCGCTGTCTCTACTGGGACCGATACGGATGGCAATCCTGCTCCAGTCGTTGACCGTGATTCAGGCACGATTTGGCTCGTTTTCTGCAAAAATCTCGCTGACGGTGCGGAAGGGAAGATCGTTGCTGGAGAAGCACCACGCACCGTTTGGGTAACCGCCAGCACAGACGACGGGGAGACGTGGGCGGAACCGAGAGAAATTACAGATACAACGAAAGGCGAAGAGTGGACGTGGTACGCAACCGGTCCCTGCCACGGGATTCAACTCGCCGGCGGTAGATTGGTAATCCCGTGTGACCATGTGCTTGGAAACAATCGAGACTACGCCCAATACGGCTACTCACATCTGATTGTTAGCGATGACCGCGGTGAGACATGGCGGATTGGTGGTAAGGCACAACCCGGGACCAACGAGTCGGTTGTCGTTGAGACGGTGGATGGTGGACTCTATTTCAACTGTCGGAACTACGTCGCCCCGAAACGGCGTGCTTATGCGCGAAGTAGCGATAGTGGCGATACATTCACGGAATTTGGTTACGAGGAAGACCTCATCGAACCGATTTGCCAGGCGAGTATGGTGCGGTATACGGACGCGAATCAACACGACAAGAACCGTATCTTGTTCTCCAATCCCGCCAGTGAGAGTCGCGAACGGATGACAATCCGTATCAGTTATGATGAGTGTCAAAGTTGGAGCAGTGGGAAAGTTTTGCACGCGGGGCCCGCGGCGTATTCCGATCTCTGTGTCGATTCAGATATGAATATATGTTGTCTTTATGAGCGCGGTGAGGATGGGGCGTATGAGACGCTGTCGTTTGCGAAGTTCGATCTGGCGTGGCTGACGGATGGGGAAGATGCTTTGGGGTGA
- a CDS encoding AAA-like domain-containing protein, translating into MRRFGIQGCVYPKENYVVLRTEEGAEFINRVKDGKYIVLFAPRQTGKTTFFRWALEALTAENPTYFPIQLDFQLVRNTTPATFYERLYKMIRSEIDNVFQDQGNIPSETSTQFLANTPLTDSFSMVEFFKQFASFLVHHTHWQKVVLLIDEFDGIPQVVVSDFLYALRHIYLSRKPRCLHSVGIFGVKSIMQLDYDRSVSPFNIQDEFRLPNFTLEQVQELLGQYTDEVGQTFAPEVIESIHKQTAGQPVLVNRLAQILTEEMCIPETQPIMIAHFLEAHTQLLRGRNTNIEHLTTNIRKDIRFERVLMRIMAHEDGVDFNLRDEIIDELATYGVISEGADGLCEIANPIYLYAILQAFKPAVNRLEDEYFPEDTGEGFLDYLTPTGQMDMERLLNNFRDFIARAGFKIFQVPDTPQESVGRHLLLTYLDQFVRLVGGVMHIEVQTGRGRMDLLITHKGRKYIIETKIWRGNNYYQAGKKQLAAYIASEKATEGYYVIFDHRQAPEPRVETETLDGVTIRSYVIPVMQEVPSNTLHRKM; encoded by the coding sequence ATGAGACGTTTTGGGATCCAGGGATGCGTGTATCCGAAAGAGAACTATGTTGTCCTCCGCACTGAAGAGGGCGCGGAGTTCATAAATCGTGTCAAAGATGGCAAGTACATCGTCCTTTTTGCACCGCGACAGACTGGAAAGACGACCTTTTTTCGGTGGGCCCTTGAGGCACTCACAGCGGAAAATCCGACCTATTTTCCCATTCAACTGGATTTTCAACTTGTACGCAACACGACACCTGCCACTTTTTATGAGCGGCTCTATAAAATGATCCGCTCAGAAATCGATAACGTTTTCCAGGACCAAGGTAACATACCTTCTGAAACGTCAACACAATTTTTGGCAAATACGCCACTCACTGATTCGTTTTCAATGGTAGAATTCTTCAAACAATTCGCGAGTTTTTTGGTCCACCACACACATTGGCAAAAGGTTGTGCTTCTCATTGATGAGTTTGATGGGATCCCTCAAGTTGTTGTGAGTGATTTCCTGTACGCGCTCCGCCATATCTATCTCTCCCGCAAGCCAAGATGTCTCCACAGCGTCGGCATTTTTGGTGTCAAAAGCATTATGCAGCTGGACTACGACAGGTCTGTCTCTCCTTTCAATATCCAAGATGAATTCCGTTTGCCAAACTTCACTTTGGAACAGGTGCAAGAACTGCTCGGGCAATATACGGACGAAGTCGGACAGACCTTCGCGCCGGAGGTCATTGAATCTATTCATAAGCAAACAGCCGGGCAACCTGTACTTGTCAACAGACTCGCGCAAATTCTCACCGAGGAGATGTGCATTCCCGAAACCCAGCCGATTATGATAGCACACTTTTTAGAGGCACATACACAACTCTTGCGCGGCAGAAACACTAATATTGAGCATCTCACAACAAACATACGCAAAGACATACGCTTTGAAAGAGTCTTGATGAGAATCATGGCACATGAGGATGGCGTGGATTTCAACCTGCGCGATGAGATTATCGATGAACTTGCCACTTACGGTGTTATCTCCGAAGGGGCTGATGGGCTCTGTGAAATCGCCAATCCAATTTATTTGTATGCTATTTTGCAGGCGTTTAAGCCAGCAGTGAATCGATTAGAGGATGAGTACTTTCCCGAAGACACTGGAGAAGGTTTTTTGGATTACTTGACCCCCACAGGACAGATGGACATGGAACGGCTACTCAATAATTTCCGGGACTTCATTGCCCGTGCTGGATTCAAGATTTTCCAAGTTCCAGATACACCACAGGAATCTGTTGGTCGGCACCTTCTCCTCACCTATCTCGACCAGTTTGTAAGACTCGTGGGGGGTGTTATGCACATTGAAGTACAAACAGGACGCGGCAGGATGGACTTGCTGATCACACACAAAGGGCGAAAATACATTATTGAGACAAAGATATGGCGCGGCAATAACTACTACCAGGCAGGCAAAAAGCAACTCGCGGCATATATCGCGTCGGAGAAGGCAACAGAGGGTTACTACGTCATATTTGATCACCGGCAGGCTCCGGAGCCGCGGGTAGAGACAGAAACTTTGGACGGTGTGACGATTCGGAGTTACGTCATTCCTGTGATGCAAGAAGTGCCCTCAAATACGCTTCATCGAAAGATGTAA
- a CDS encoding phytanoyl-CoA dioxygenase family protein, translating to MDTSWLEYCATEEQLKAFNNTGYLIVEDAISPEMVDALEEVADRLDAEERAKTGMAPHALMSKFRTVIEDDILLELLDNKKVFPLLWDILGWNIQLYISHLIMYPPEPSDKPRVRKGAHWHQDGGRPVPEMERPHPRLSLKVSYWLSDVTDRDNGAMRIVPCSHKLDTRPPNRDDDPDGDPEGAIDLLVKRGTAVLFDRRMWHSRGWNFSDATRKVLFMGYSYRWLRGLDYNLMPPEILEKCDPIRRQLLGDGVDIKGWWQPTDADVPLKTWIAEHRGEEYLR from the coding sequence ATGGATACAAGTTGGCTTGAATACTGTGCTACGGAAGAACAACTCAAAGCGTTCAACAACACCGGTTACCTCATTGTTGAGGATGCTATAAGTCCTGAGATGGTAGACGCGTTAGAGGAGGTCGCAGATCGACTTGATGCCGAGGAACGCGCCAAAACGGGGATGGCACCCCACGCCTTGATGTCGAAGTTTCGCACCGTCATCGAAGACGATATATTGTTGGAACTGCTTGACAACAAGAAGGTTTTCCCGCTGCTCTGGGATATTCTCGGTTGGAACATCCAACTTTACATCTCGCATCTCATCATGTATCCCCCAGAACCTTCCGATAAACCACGCGTTCGCAAAGGCGCACATTGGCATCAAGACGGCGGCAGACCTGTACCGGAGATGGAACGTCCACACCCGCGACTCTCATTGAAGGTCAGTTACTGGTTAAGCGATGTTACCGATCGCGACAACGGTGCGATGCGCATTGTTCCCTGTAGTCATAAGCTCGACACCCGTCCACCCAACAGAGATGACGACCCTGATGGTGACCCGGAAGGCGCTATAGACCTGCTCGTCAAACGTGGGACAGCGGTGCTTTTCGATAGACGGATGTGGCATTCACGCGGCTGGAATTTCTCTGATGCAACGCGGAAAGTCCTGTTTATGGGCTATAGTTATCGCTGGTTGCGTGGCTTGGATTACAACCTCATGCCACCCGAAATCCTTGAAAAATGCGACCCAATTCGGCGGCAGCTCCTCGGTGACGGAGTGGACATTAAAGGCTGGTGGCAACCCACAGATGCGGATGTCCCCCTGAAGACGTGGATTGCAGAGCATCGTGGGGAAGAATATCTGCGGTAA
- a CDS encoding LamG domain-containing protein → MTQMLTVFALLLCLGMNCFAAFEEETVLIYLFDEETADEATDLSEFENHGEITDAEWTEDGKNGGALVFNGASALIEVPHHDSLVPGGDELTIEAWFKPASFPGGHPVIARKGSVAESGWGFDTPGGKIRGFVYTAPGAAAVANGTTPMEVDTWHHLAMVYDGEEIRIYLDGELDGEVARKGDINKNEASVWIGKKANEHIWLDGTLDELRILNVAITQEQIQEDMEEGIAFAVEVTGKLTTTWGQIKSKIRR, encoded by the coding sequence ATGACTCAAATGCTCACAGTTTTCGCGCTCCTGCTCTGTTTAGGGATGAATTGTTTCGCTGCGTTTGAAGAGGAAACGGTTTTAATATACCTCTTTGACGAAGAGACAGCTGATGAAGCGACAGACCTATCTGAGTTTGAGAATCACGGCGAAATCACCGATGCTGAATGGACGGAGGATGGGAAAAATGGCGGTGCATTGGTCTTTAATGGCGCAAGTGCTCTCATTGAAGTCCCGCATCACGACAGCCTTGTTCCCGGTGGCGATGAACTGACAATAGAAGCATGGTTCAAACCCGCTTCTTTTCCGGGTGGGCATCCAGTGATCGCTAGAAAAGGCTCCGTCGCTGAAAGTGGATGGGGTTTTGATACACCCGGTGGAAAAATCCGTGGATTTGTCTATACTGCTCCCGGTGCCGCTGCCGTCGCAAACGGCACAACACCGATGGAGGTGGACACATGGCATCATCTCGCCATGGTCTACGATGGAGAAGAAATTCGTATCTATCTGGACGGTGAATTGGATGGAGAGGTTGCGCGGAAAGGGGACATCAACAAAAACGAAGCCTCAGTCTGGATCGGTAAGAAAGCGAATGAGCATATCTGGCTTGATGGCACGCTTGATGAGCTCCGTATTCTCAATGTCGCAATCACGCAAGAACAGATTCAGGAGGATATGGAAGAAGGCATCGCGTTTGCGGTGGAAGTCACAGGAAAACTCACAACGACGTGGGGGCAGATTAAGTCTAAAATCCGCCGTTAG
- a CDS encoding tetratricopeptide repeat protein, with protein sequence MLNEKRHVIGVIVSSLVSRDNRELHSVAISLNALKALLDRVEEPAEPLRKWRRRKLIRSFAKLLKGKQNFWNRRYRKAITDFNRAIQLNPKLSEAYWFRAEAKVELDDREGAIIDYNNAIQLGPEDASLYNDRGCTKSELGDLEGAIKDYDSAIQLNPENTRFYENRGRTKSGLGDFEGAISDYDNAIQLDPENAAAYRNRGRAKSKLDDFEGAISDYDNAIQLDPENAAAYRNRGRAKSKLDDFEGAISDYDNAIQLDPENAELYNTRGVAKSMFQDYDEAITDYNKAIELNPEYTIAYRNRCVLQSNAGASEAAQGNLERAQNLYQAAVEGYTAVIKLDPEDAGSYRRRGQVISEIGTLKAIQGDIAEAQRLYETAIEDHTQAIKKDAKYSDAYNSRAWTRYLLGKSNTSIGNIGAAGALYHAAIIDSNKAIKLDPEAAFYHTRGAAKAAMDNSIGAIEDFDITLQIDPRDALTYYDRALAKQALGQQDTANADFEKARTLDPDIEIKRGIFT encoded by the coding sequence GTGTTAAACGAAAAAAGACACGTTATAGGGGTCATCGTCAGTTCATTGGTCAGTAGAGATAATAGAGAACTTCACAGTGTCGCTATTTCGTTAAACGCGCTCAAGGCATTGCTTGACCGAGTGGAAGAACCCGCGGAGCCTTTGAGGAAGTGGCGCAGGCGAAAACTTATTCGCTCCTTTGCCAAACTCTTAAAAGGAAAACAGAACTTTTGGAACCGACGTTATCGCAAGGCAATCACTGATTTTAATAGAGCTATCCAACTAAATCCTAAATTGAGTGAGGCCTATTGGTTCAGAGCCGAGGCGAAAGTTGAGTTGGATGATCGTGAAGGTGCAATCATCGATTACAATAACGCTATCCAACTGGGGCCTGAAGATGCCTCTTTATACAATGATCGGGGTTGTACGAAATCCGAACTTGGTGATCTTGAAGGTGCAATAAAAGACTATGATAGTGCTATTCAATTGAATCCTGAAAATACTCGCTTCTACGAAAATCGTGGGCGTACGAAATCCGGCCTTGGTGATTTTGAAGGGGCGATAAGTGACTATGATAATGCTATCCAATTGGATCCTGAAAATGCTGCGGCCTATAGAAATCGTGGGCGTGCGAAGTCCAAACTTGATGATTTTGAAGGGGCGATAAGTGACTATGATAATGCTATCCAATTGGATCCTGAAAATGCTGCGGCCTATAGAAATCGTGGGCGTGCGAAGTCCAAACTTGATGATTTTGAAGGGGCGATAAGTGACTATGATAATGCTATCCAATTGGATCCTGAAAATGCTGAATTATATAATACCCGTGGGGTCGCGAAGTCTATGTTTCAGGATTATGACGAGGCAATAACTGATTATAACAAAGCTATAGAACTAAATCCTGAGTACACTATAGCTTACCGTAATCGATGTGTTCTACAGAGCAACGCTGGAGCATCTGAAGCGGCGCAAGGAAATCTGGAACGGGCACAAAATTTGTATCAAGCAGCGGTTGAGGGCTATACTGCTGTTATCAAATTAGACCCAGAGGATGCCGGGAGCTACCGTCGCCGAGGGCAGGTAATATCCGAAATTGGCACTCTCAAAGCAATTCAAGGTGATATAGCAGAAGCGCAGCGACTCTATGAAACAGCGATCGAAGACCATACACAAGCCATCAAAAAAGACGCAAAGTATAGTGACGCTTATAACAGTCGCGCTTGGACGAGGTATCTCTTAGGGAAATCTAACACCTCTATAGGAAATATAGGAGCAGCAGGCGCGTTATACCACGCGGCGATAATTGACAGCAACAAAGCCATCAAGCTTGATCCGGAGGCTGCCTTCTATCACACACGCGGGGCTGCGAAGGCAGCCATGGATAATTCTATTGGCGCGATAGAAGATTTTGATATAACACTGCAAATTGATCCGAGGGATGCCCTTACCTATTATGACCGTGCGCTTGCCAAACAGGCACTTGGGCAACAGGATACAGCGAACGCAGATTTTGAGAAGGCGAGAACCTTAGATCCAGATATTGAAATAAAAAGGGGGATTTTCACATGA
- a CDS encoding Gfo/Idh/MocA family oxidoreductase gives MSELRSHKVTMLGTGLIGMFYTMTLHNQRGADRVHSVYSRREERATAFAEEWNIPHATTDLAEAINHPETDTVVIGLPNNLHLKAVELAAAAGKAILCTKPLGRTAEEAKAMLDIVENTGVFGGYLEDLVYPPKTLKALESVQNGALGKILWVRSRETHPGPHSDWFWDLEQAGGGAIVDMGCHCIEIIRNFVGKNNRPLEVVCWADTLVHPIDAEDHGIALIRFESGAMGQFEVGWAFRGGMDLRDEVSGSEGTIWLNHWLRTGYEMFTAVGQGGYVAEKAESDTGWLFPVGDEVAELGYRDMFLDMFNAIDEEREPLETFYDGYVVNAIIDACYKSAKSKQWEAVEIQDWRGTAETTDAQASQSDADEQYALLKEERMPDGRMKRIFRDRETGQIIERVED, from the coding sequence ATGTCGGAACTGAGAAGCCACAAAGTCACAATGCTCGGCACGGGGCTCATCGGAATGTTCTACACGATGACGCTCCACAATCAACGCGGTGCAGATCGCGTCCACAGCGTTTACTCTCGACGCGAAGAGCGCGCAACCGCATTCGCCGAAGAGTGGAATATCCCTCACGCGACAACCGATTTGGCAGAAGCCATCAACCACCCAGAGACAGACACTGTTGTCATTGGATTGCCGAATAACTTGCACCTGAAAGCGGTTGAACTCGCAGCAGCAGCAGGCAAAGCTATTCTCTGTACGAAACCGCTTGGACGCACCGCTGAAGAAGCGAAGGCGATGCTGGACATCGTTGAAAACACAGGCGTGTTTGGGGGTTACCTTGAGGACTTGGTATATCCGCCAAAAACTCTCAAGGCGTTGGAGTCCGTCCAAAACGGGGCACTCGGGAAAATTCTATGGGTGCGTTCCCGCGAGACACATCCCGGTCCCCACAGCGATTGGTTTTGGGATCTGGAACAAGCCGGTGGTGGTGCTATCGTCGATATGGGATGCCACTGTATCGAGATTATCCGAAACTTTGTCGGCAAAAACAACAGACCGCTTGAGGTGGTGTGCTGGGCGGATACCCTTGTGCATCCGATTGATGCAGAGGACCACGGCATCGCACTCATCCGCTTTGAGAGCGGCGCGATGGGACAGTTTGAGGTCGGATGGGCGTTCCGTGGCGGCATGGATTTACGAGATGAAGTCTCCGGCAGTGAGGGAACGATCTGGCTCAATCACTGGCTCCGCACAGGTTATGAGATGTTCACCGCTGTTGGACAAGGTGGCTATGTCGCTGAAAAAGCCGAAAGCGATACCGGTTGGCTTTTCCCAGTTGGTGATGAGGTCGCGGAACTCGGTTATCGCGACATGTTCCTTGATATGTTCAACGCAATCGACGAGGAACGAGAACCCTTAGAAACCTTCTATGATGGCTACGTCGTGAACGCTATTATTGATGCCTGTTATAAATCCGCGAAGTCTAAACAGTGGGAAGCGGTTGAAATTCAGGATTGGCGCGGCACCGCCGAAACGACTGATGCACAGGCAAGCCAATCAGACGCTGATGAACAGTATGCCCTCCTCAAAGAGGAACGGATGCCAGATGGTAGAATGAAACGCATCTTCAGAGATCGGGAAACCGGACAGATTATTGAGAGGGTAGAGGATTAA
- a CDS encoding YCF48-related protein, with protein sequence MIRTIIGSFGVFIGFTLLFSFATVANAEWTVLREDDILRGDGIDGMLQDVYFMDNQNGLVVGNGGLMLKTSDGGKTWEKVEVDMRPPGAGQRPGGGGGGPPAGFGRGGPAPLYNIYFINENVGYITGGRGTILKTEDGGKTWARKMARSDTPGRGGRPGGIRANLMGIQMINETTGFIAGSENTILKTTDGGETWIGSSERARVGETRNNLENILFVSPTTGWVIGSFGTLLHTTDGGENWEKRDPGFDNNLFGIHFLDENTGWICGQEGLILHTTDGGATWNQQKTESYDDLHDIIFVDAMVGWAVGGYNSVLHTTDGGQTWTVSNIPGGATFKGVHATDQDHCWTVNDWGVIAGYKSQ encoded by the coding sequence ATGATCAGAACAATTATCGGTTCTTTTGGAGTGTTTATTGGATTTACGCTCCTTTTTTCTTTCGCGACGGTTGCCAATGCAGAGTGGACCGTTCTGCGCGAAGACGATATCCTCCGCGGTGATGGCATCGACGGAATGTTACAGGATGTCTATTTCATGGATAACCAAAACGGTTTAGTCGTTGGAAACGGTGGTCTCATGTTGAAAACATCGGATGGTGGTAAGACATGGGAGAAGGTAGAAGTTGATATGCGTCCTCCAGGTGCCGGGCAAAGACCAGGCGGGGGCGGTGGTGGACCCCCAGCAGGTTTCGGGCGCGGCGGTCCCGCACCTCTCTATAATATCTACTTTATAAATGAAAACGTTGGGTATATCACAGGCGGTAGAGGCACCATCCTGAAGACTGAAGACGGCGGTAAAACCTGGGCACGGAAAATGGCGAGGAGTGATACCCCTGGACGTGGCGGAAGACCAGGCGGCATTCGTGCCAATTTGATGGGCATCCAGATGATTAACGAAACCACCGGTTTCATCGCCGGATCCGAGAATACGATTCTCAAAACAACCGATGGCGGCGAAACTTGGATCGGCAGCTCGGAACGCGCACGCGTCGGCGAAACCCGAAATAATCTTGAGAATATCTTGTTTGTTTCACCCACAACAGGTTGGGTTATCGGCTCATTCGGGACGCTCCTGCATACAACGGATGGCGGCGAAAACTGGGAGAAACGCGACCCCGGTTTTGATAATAATTTGTTCGGTATCCACTTCCTTGATGAGAACACGGGTTGGATTTGTGGGCAGGAAGGTTTGATCCTACATACCACTGATGGTGGTGCCACGTGGAATCAGCAAAAGACCGAATCCTACGACGATCTCCACGATATTATCTTTGTTGATGCTATGGTCGGTTGGGCTGTTGGCGGTTACAATTCCGTTTTACATACCACCGATGGTGGCCAGACATGGACAGTCTCAAATATACCGGGAGGCGCGACCTTCAAGGGCGTTCATGCGACGGATCAGGACCACTGTTGGACAGTTAACGATTGGGGTGTCATCGCAGGATACAAATCGCAATAA